One Hydrogenophaga crassostreae genomic region harbors:
- a CDS encoding alanine/glycine:cation symporter family protein, with protein MSPSRQPSLKTIATAGLCAVATSSASAAGFDAAVDGFFNDYLGWFAALIFTSVPVGEASFPLIAGWLLIAALVFTLYFGFIQLKQVKLSIDLVRGRYDNPNANHDGEVSHFAALATALSGTVGLGNIAGVGAALAIGGPGATFWMIIVGLLGMASKFTECTLGVKYRTVLPSGVVSGGPMYYLSRGLAERGMAGFGKILAVGFAIMTILGALGGGNMFQGNQANAMLVQTFGLPDGYGWVTGIVLAGFVFSVIIGGMPSISTVTSKLVPLMAILYVGMSITVLVVEFDQIGAAFAAIWNGAFSAEGVAGGFIGALIQGLKRATFSNEAGVGSAAIAHSAVKTSEPVTEGLVSLLEPFIDTVIICTMTALVITIAGLNTGPYPHAEGLTGVQLTAASFQTAYDWFRYPLALAVLMFAISTMISWSYYGLKAWTYLFGEGKTNELIYKLMFCFFVVVGCSIGFSAVIDFSDAAIFAMSIFNIIGLYFLMPVVKAELHKFLAKVKSGEYKRYS; from the coding sequence GTGAGCCCATCTCGGCAACCCTCCCTCAAAACTATTGCCACAGCTGGTCTGTGTGCTGTTGCCACCTCGTCGGCTTCGGCCGCAGGCTTCGATGCCGCTGTTGATGGCTTTTTCAACGACTACCTCGGCTGGTTCGCTGCGCTGATCTTTACCTCGGTTCCCGTTGGCGAAGCCAGCTTCCCCTTGATTGCCGGCTGGTTGTTGATTGCCGCGCTGGTCTTCACCCTGTATTTCGGCTTCATCCAGTTGAAGCAGGTCAAGCTCTCCATCGATCTGGTGCGGGGCCGCTACGACAACCCCAATGCCAACCACGACGGTGAGGTGTCGCACTTTGCCGCTCTGGCCACGGCCCTGTCGGGCACCGTGGGTCTGGGCAACATCGCCGGCGTCGGCGCGGCCCTTGCCATCGGCGGGCCGGGTGCCACGTTCTGGATGATCATCGTCGGCCTGCTTGGCATGGCATCGAAGTTCACGGAATGCACACTGGGCGTCAAATACCGAACCGTGCTGCCTTCCGGGGTGGTTTCGGGCGGCCCGATGTACTACCTCAGCCGCGGCTTGGCCGAGCGGGGCATGGCCGGGTTCGGCAAGATTCTGGCCGTGGGTTTTGCCATCATGACCATCCTCGGCGCCTTGGGCGGCGGCAACATGTTCCAGGGCAACCAGGCCAATGCCATGCTGGTGCAGACTTTTGGTCTGCCCGACGGCTACGGCTGGGTCACTGGCATCGTGCTGGCAGGCTTTGTGTTCTCCGTGATCATCGGAGGCATGCCCTCGATCTCCACGGTGACCTCCAAGCTGGTCCCCTTGATGGCCATTCTCTATGTGGGTATGTCGATCACCGTGCTGGTGGTCGAGTTTGACCAGATTGGCGCCGCATTCGCTGCCATCTGGAACGGTGCCTTCAGTGCCGAAGGTGTCGCAGGCGGCTTCATTGGCGCGCTGATTCAGGGCCTGAAACGTGCCACGTTCTCCAACGAAGCAGGCGTGGGCTCGGCAGCCATTGCCCACTCGGCAGTCAAAACCAGCGAACCCGTCACCGAAGGCCTGGTCTCCTTGCTGGAGCCCTTCATCGACACCGTGATCATCTGCACCATGACCGCCCTGGTCATCACCATTGCCGGCCTCAACACCGGCCCCTACCCCCACGCAGAAGGACTCACCGGCGTGCAACTGACCGCCGCTTCTTTCCAGACCGCTTACGACTGGTTCCGCTACCCGCTGGCCCTGGCCGTGCTGATGTTCGCGATCTCGACCATGATTTCGTGGTCTTACTACGGTCTCAAGGCCTGGACCTACCTGTTTGGCGAAGGCAAGACCAATGAGCTCATCTACAAGCTGATGTTCTGCTTCTTCGTGGTGGTGGGTTGCTCCATCGGTTTCAGCGCCGTGATCGACTTCTCCGATGCTGCCATCTTCGCGATGAGCATCTTCAACATCATTGGCCTGTACTTCCTGATGCCAGTGGTGAAAGCCGAACTGCACAAATTCCTGGCCAAAGTGAAGTCCGGGGAATACAAGCGCTACAGCTGA